From a single Candidatus Marinimicrobia bacterium CG08_land_8_20_14_0_20_45_22 genomic region:
- a CDS encoding sugar kinase: PTDPTGAGDSFAGGFMGFLTANGVVNWRVLKKALVYGSVMGSLCVEQFSVDGLLNLRQEAIQARFDYLRKFVTL; the protein is encoded by the coding sequence AGCCGACCGACCCGACTGGCGCAGGCGATTCGTTCGCAGGCGGTTTCATGGGATTTTTGACCGCTAACGGCGTCGTTAATTGGCGTGTTTTGAAAAAAGCGCTCGTTTATGGCTCGGTGATGGGTTCGCTTTGCGTCGAACAGTTCAGCGTCGATGGGCTCCTAAACCTCCGGCAAGAGGCGATTCAGGCGCGATTCGATTACCTCCGAAAATTTGTAACCCTATAG